The Flavobacterium sp. 1 genome contains the following window.
CAGGTAAACAAGCCAAGCAATTAAATGTAGGTGGAGAAGTAATTTGTTACGTATACTAATTTTAAAGACTATATAAGATGTCAAGAATAGGTAAAAGCCCAGTAACAATACCAGCTGGTGTAACTATTACAGTTGCAGACGGTATTATTACTGTAAAAGGAAAAAACGGTCAACTAACTCAGGAGTTTTCGGACGTAACTGTAACGGTTGAAGGAGATCAAGTTCAAGTAGAAAGATCTTCTGATCATAAAGACCAAAGAGCAAAACACGGTTTGTACAGATCTTTAATTAATAACATGGTTATTGGTGTAACTGAAGGTTTTACAAAATCTTTAGAATTGGTTGGAGTTGGTTATAGAGCTTCAAATCAAGGGCAAAAATTAGATTTAGCACTAGGGTTTTCTCATAATATTATATTAGAAATAGCTCCTGAGGTAACTCTTGAAACTATTTCTGAAAAAGGTAAAAACCCGATTGTGAAATTAACATCATTGGATAAACAACTTTTAGGTCAGGTTGCGGCAAAAATCAGAGGTTTCCGTAAACCAGAGCCGTACAAAGGAAAAGGTGTTAAATTTGTAGGTGAAGTATTAAGAAGAAAAGCAGGTAAATCAGCTTAAAAAATAAGATTATGTCATTAACAAAACCTGAAAGAAGACAACGTATTAGATTCAGAATTAGAAAAACGATTAGTGGTGTTGCTACTAAACCGAGACTATCTGTTTTTAGAAGTAACAAAGAAATTTATGCTCAATTAATTGATGATGTAAATGGAGTTACTATATTAGCTGCTTCTTCAAGAGAAAAAGAAATTGGAAACGGTACGAATGTTGAAGTTGCTACTGCAGTTGGAAAACTTATTGCGGAGAAAGCTTTAAAAGCGGGTATAAATGATGTTACTTTCGATAGAGGAGGTTATTTATACCACGGTCGTATTAAATCATTAGCGGAAGGCGCGAGAGCGGCTGGACTTAAATTCTAAGATAGTATGTCTAATAAATACAAGAATATAGAGTTAGTAAAACCAAGTGGTCTTGAATTAAAAGATCGTTTGGTGAGTGTAAATCGTGTTACTAAGGTTACAAAAGGAGGTAGAGCTTTTGGTTTTTCTGCTATTGTAGTTGTAGGTGATGAAAATGGAGTTGTTGGTCATGGATTAGGAAAATCTAAAGACGTTTCTGAAGCAATTGCGAAAGCAGTTGAAGATGCTAAGAAAAATCTTGTGAAGATTCCTTTGAATGGACAATCAGTTCCTCACGAACAAAAAGGTAAATTTGGTGGTGCACGTGTATTTTTAATTCCTGCCTCTCATGGTACAGGAGTTATTGCTGGTGGAGCTGTTCGTTCAGTTCTTGAATCAGTGGGAATTCATGATGTATTATCTAAATCACAAGGATCTTCAAATCCTCACAACGTAGTGAAAGCAACTTTTGATGCTTTATTACAAATGAGAAGCGCTTATACTGTTGCAAAACAAAGAGGTGTTTCTTTAGAAAAAGTTTTTAAAGGTTAATTCAAGGAAATTATGGCTAAATTATTAGTAAAACAAGTTCGAAGCAAAATCAACTGTCCTCTTACTCAAAAAAGAGGTTTGGAAGCTTTAGGCCTACGTAAAATGGGACAAGTTGTAGAGCATGATTCAAATCCTGCTATCCTTGGGATGATAAATAAAGTTAAACACTTAGTTTCTGTTGAAGAAGCTAAATAACAAATACTGTTATGAATTTAAGTAACTTACAACCTGCTGAGGGTTCTACACACAATCAAAACAAAAGATTAGGTAGAGGTGAAGGTTCTGGTAAAGGTGGTACCTCTGC
Protein-coding sequences here:
- the rplR gene encoding 50S ribosomal protein L18, encoding MSLTKPERRQRIRFRIRKTISGVATKPRLSVFRSNKEIYAQLIDDVNGVTILAASSREKEIGNGTNVEVATAVGKLIAEKALKAGINDVTFDRGGYLYHGRIKSLAEGARAAGLKF
- the rplF gene encoding 50S ribosomal protein L6, encoding MSRIGKSPVTIPAGVTITVADGIITVKGKNGQLTQEFSDVTVTVEGDQVQVERSSDHKDQRAKHGLYRSLINNMVIGVTEGFTKSLELVGVGYRASNQGQKLDLALGFSHNIILEIAPEVTLETISEKGKNPIVKLTSLDKQLLGQVAAKIRGFRKPEPYKGKGVKFVGEVLRRKAGKSA
- the rpmD gene encoding 50S ribosomal protein L30, giving the protein MAKLLVKQVRSKINCPLTQKRGLEALGLRKMGQVVEHDSNPAILGMINKVKHLVSVEEAK
- the rpsE gene encoding 30S ribosomal protein S5, with the translated sequence MSNKYKNIELVKPSGLELKDRLVSVNRVTKVTKGGRAFGFSAIVVVGDENGVVGHGLGKSKDVSEAIAKAVEDAKKNLVKIPLNGQSVPHEQKGKFGGARVFLIPASHGTGVIAGGAVRSVLESVGIHDVLSKSQGSSNPHNVVKATFDALLQMRSAYTVAKQRGVSLEKVFKG